In the Afipia sp. GAS231 genome, ATACACAAGCACAGGTCCAGCCCGTGCAAAATGCCCAGCCACCGTGGCCCCTGCCAAGCGCCGGTTGGCTCAATTTGAACTAGCAGAAAGTGACGCTGTACCTTGCCAAGCCCCGCGGCATCGGCGGACAGCCCCTCTAGAGCAGCCCGGCCAAACACCATGAGCAGGTTGCTGCTGTGCATAGCTCTGTTTTGCTGGCATAGAGCAGACGCCGAGCGGCTGTTTGGCCGCGCTTCCCCTTAAGTAGTACCCCGTTGCGACGCGCTCCGCGTTGTGACGGGTTTTTGCTGCGGTGCATGAGTCCGTTCATGGCACTTTTCGGACCTGCGGCGATGTCCGGTTTAAGTCCGCAAAGCGTGTGCCGGCTCAACCGGTCGACGCAACACAGGCGTTAAATCTCTCTGCTGGGGTTTCAAATTGCAAGGTCTCACGTGGCCGTTCGTTTAGTTGACGAGCCACTTTGTTCAGATGGGCTTGCGAATGCACCGACAAGTCGGTGCCCTGAGGGAAGTACTGTCTCAACAGGCCATTGGTGTTCTCGTTCGACCCGCGCTGCCACGGGCTTTGCGGATCGCAAAAATAGACGTCGATGTTGGTCGCCAACGTAAATCGACGATGAGCCGTCAGTTCCTTGCCCCGGTCCCAGGTCAAGGACTTATACAGCTCCTTTGGTAGCTTCTTCGCCTGCTTGATGAGTGCGGTGACTACCGTCCGGGTGTCCTTGCCTGCCACCTTGGCCAACATCACGTAACGCGTTTGACGCTCGACCAAGGTCGCGATGTAGGTGTTGTTCGGCCCGGACAGCAGATCGCCCTCCCAATGGCCAGGCACCGCCCTATCTTCAACCGCAGCCGGTCGCTGACGGATTGAGACGGCATCCTTCATATGCCCCCGTCTATCGCCATTCGGATCAACCGGCCTGGAGCGACGCATCGAGCGCTTCGATCGGAGATGGCAAAGCAGCTCTTTCTTGAGCACGCCGCGCGCTTGGACAAACAGGCTGCGATAGATGGTCTCGTGTGACACCTGATTATACTCGTCTTCAGGATGCGTTCTCTTCAGCCAACCGGCTATCTGCTCGGGTGACCAATCCAATCTGAGCTTCCCTGCCACGGCCTGCCGAAGCCGCGAATTGATCGCCAATTTACAACATTTTGGACGACGCGATCGTGCCCAGGCATTCTCGTCCGCAACTGTCGCCCGGTAGCGATCACAGCCGCCATTGCGGCTCATTTCCCGGCTCACCGTCGAGGGTGAGCGGCCAAGCAGTTTGGCGATAGACCGGGCCGATCGACGTGCGCTAACACCTCTGGAAATCACCTCGCGTTCCGCATGCGTCAATGCCAACCTGGAGCGACGCCGCTCCGCAGGACGAAACCCTCCATGCGGGGCAACCAGAAAATAGATCGACGATGACTGCTTACCAAAAGCTCGCCCTATCGCCTTCAATGACTCCCCGCGCTTCCAGCGATCCCATAACTCCGTTTTCTCTGCCGCAGTAAAACCTCTATGAAATCTTCGTTCCATCCCACACTCCATCTTTTCCCTCTAAGATAAAGTGTTGCGTCGACCGGTTGAGACCACCGTGGGATAGCGGACATTGGTCAAGCCGCGCCAATGGATCTCGATCTTACGCGCACACGGCCTAGTTCCCGCCAATCTGCGCTTTAAGAAATTCCCGCACCGCGCCGATCGATTGGTCTGTTGCCGACGGATTATATTCGAGATGGTGTCCGAGCAACTGCATCGGTGTCGTCAGGCCCTGCGCATCGAAGGCGTGATAGGCGCCGGGATAGACGATGAGCTTGATCGGAACGCCCTGGTCCTTCTGCCTTGATATGCCCCAGTCATTGCGACCGTCTACCATATTGCGGCACTCCGTCGCCAGCGACCAGTCGTCGAGTTCGCCGATCAGGACCAGCGTCGGCACCGTCATGTCGCCCTTGAAGCCATGGCATGGTGGATAGAAGGCGATGGCAGCACGAAATTTGTTTGGAGATGTTTGCTCCGTGAAGCCGTGCTCGACCGACATGAGAGCCATCCGACCGCCTTGTGCAAAACCCAGCACCGCAACACGAGCAGGATCGATTGCTGGATCCCGCACCAGAAAGTTCAGGGCACGGTAGGCGTCGGCGGCCAGATCATTCGGATATTTGTCACCGCAGCTTTTGATGCCACGCGGTCCGAAGCTGTCTACGGTGAGTGCTGCATAACCCCAGGACGCAATCCGTTTTCCCCAACGTTCGTCGAGCCGCCGCCAATTCCCATTGCAGCTATGCAACAGG is a window encoding:
- a CDS encoding IS30 family transposase, producing the protein MERRFHRGFTAAEKTELWDRWKRGESLKAIGRAFGKQSSSIYFLVAPHGGFRPAERRRSRLALTHAEREVISRGVSARRSARSIAKLLGRSPSTVSREMSRNGGCDRYRATVADENAWARSRRPKCCKLAINSRLRQAVAGKLRLDWSPEQIAGWLKRTHPEDEYNQVSHETIYRSLFVQARGVLKKELLCHLRSKRSMRRSRPVDPNGDRRGHMKDAVSIRQRPAAVEDRAVPGHWEGDLLSGPNNTYIATLVERQTRYVMLAKVAGKDTRTVVTALIKQAKKLPKELYKSLTWDRGKELTAHRRFTLATNIDVYFCDPQSPWQRGSNENTNGLLRQYFPQGTDLSVHSQAHLNKVARQLNERPRETLQFETPAERFNACVASTG
- a CDS encoding dienelactone hydrolase family protein, translated to MTSLAKIAAVVAVLLTGNAVECIAAEPAPIVVEIESPLDSPHPLQGYLRHTGVAGPSPAVVLLHSCNGNWRRLDERWGKRIASWGYAALTVDSFGPRGIKSCGDKYPNDLAADAYRALNFLVRDPAIDPARVAVLGFAQGGRMALMSVEHGFTEQTSPNKFRAAIAFYPPCHGFKGDMTVPTLVLIGELDDWSLATECRNMVDGRNDWGISRQKDQGVPIKLIVYPGAYHAFDAQGLTTPMQLLGHHLEYNPSATDQSIGAVREFLKAQIGGN